The following proteins are encoded in a genomic region of Leptospira langatensis:
- the cobI gene encoding precorrin-2 C(20)-methyltransferase — translation MLTKTKYGKLFGVGVGPGATDLITLRAVNILNTVPVLAIPKSSEHLPSFSWRVCSPIVRDNDAQERLFLLFPMSKDPNVLIPAWDKAFTEIGQRLERGQDVAFITQGDPSVYSSWSYLLEEAPDRWPGIEIEIVPAVSSITAIPASLLTPLADGRERFCVLPGTYGLEDLPKLTEDFDTIVLTKVGQVVPELIRILKELNLLKNATYVSYGTTDKQKIVRDLESIQNESCDYFSMVVLSIRKRKGILRGSQYESE, via the coding sequence ATGCTTACTAAAACGAAATACGGAAAATTATTCGGCGTAGGGGTAGGCCCGGGAGCCACCGATCTGATCACGCTTAGAGCGGTAAATATACTGAACACTGTCCCTGTGCTTGCCATCCCTAAGAGTAGCGAACATCTCCCCTCTTTTTCTTGGAGGGTTTGTTCTCCCATTGTTCGGGATAACGACGCGCAAGAAAGGCTCTTTCTTCTTTTTCCGATGAGCAAAGACCCGAATGTCCTGATCCCTGCATGGGACAAGGCCTTTACGGAGATAGGGCAAAGATTGGAAAGAGGACAAGATGTTGCATTCATTACCCAAGGAGACCCTTCCGTTTACAGCTCTTGGAGCTACCTTTTAGAAGAAGCGCCCGATCGATGGCCAGGAATAGAGATAGAGATCGTCCCGGCGGTTTCTTCCATTACCGCGATCCCTGCGAGCCTTCTAACTCCTCTCGCAGATGGAAGAGAAAGATTCTGCGTTTTGCCGGGAACTTACGGTCTAGAAGATCTTCCTAAACTTACAGAGGACTTCGATACGATCGTTCTGACCAAAGTAGGCCAGGTGGTCCCGGAACTGATCCGTATATTAAAAGAACTGAATTTACTTAAGAATGCGACCTACGTGTCCTATGGAACCACCGATAAACAAAAGATCGTTCGAGATCTAGAGTCTATCCAAAATGAAAGTTGTGATTACTTTTCCATGGTTGTCCTCTCCATCCGAAAACGAAAAGGAATTCTACGAGGAAGTCAGTATGAGTCCGAATAG
- the cbiE gene encoding precorrin-6y C5,15-methyltransferase (decarboxylating) subunit CbiE, with protein MKAVTVVGIGDDGCVGLSSKAMGAVARARVLAGGERHLDFFPQFDGERIVIKGDLLKSADRIAELSAEHTVCVLASGDPLFFGIGTLIIRKVGKEHVEFIPAPSSIQNAFSRIGVKWDDAEILSFHGRPIKGLITKLQTLSKLACLTDDSNSPSKIAKYLLSYGESDWRVFVCENLCGKEERIREFTVEELSETEGISDLNVLILLRKNPDWRPTPLLPFQGEDEYAKRLPKKGLITKKEVRILSLSALELRPDSVVWDIGAGSGAVSIEAAKIAREGRVHAIEIDPEGIEICEQNILSHKADNVSIIHGRAPEALEGLEEPDAVFIGGSKGSLNEIIHFSLARLKTGGCLVVNAITLDNVSEAYQIFRELGYLPEVTLVQISRGQKLADYLRYEALNPIHIFKIRKL; from the coding sequence ATGAAGGCAGTTACAGTAGTAGGAATAGGAGACGACGGTTGCGTCGGACTTTCCAGCAAGGCAATGGGAGCAGTCGCAAGAGCGAGAGTCCTTGCGGGTGGAGAAAGGCATTTAGACTTCTTCCCTCAATTTGATGGGGAAAGGATCGTAATTAAAGGTGATCTACTCAAAAGTGCAGATCGGATCGCAGAATTGTCCGCAGAGCATACTGTTTGTGTTCTTGCTTCCGGAGACCCGTTATTCTTCGGAATCGGTACTTTAATTATCCGTAAAGTAGGAAAAGAGCATGTGGAATTCATCCCGGCCCCAAGTTCCATTCAAAATGCTTTCTCCAGGATAGGAGTCAAATGGGACGATGCGGAAATCCTTTCCTTTCATGGTAGACCGATCAAGGGGCTTATCACAAAGCTCCAAACTCTCAGCAAGCTCGCCTGCTTGACAGACGATTCAAACTCTCCATCCAAGATCGCAAAGTATCTGTTGAGCTACGGGGAGTCCGACTGGAGAGTATTCGTCTGCGAAAACCTTTGCGGAAAGGAAGAAAGGATCAGAGAGTTCACAGTAGAAGAACTTTCCGAGACCGAAGGTATCTCCGATCTGAATGTGCTCATCCTTCTTCGAAAGAACCCTGATTGGAGACCGACTCCCCTCCTTCCTTTTCAAGGAGAGGATGAGTATGCGAAACGACTTCCTAAAAAGGGACTGATCACTAAAAAAGAAGTTCGGATCCTCTCCCTCTCCGCCCTGGAACTTCGTCCCGATTCTGTCGTATGGGACATCGGAGCGGGATCGGGAGCGGTCTCGATTGAGGCCGCCAAGATAGCAAGAGAAGGAAGAGTCCATGCAATAGAGATCGATCCGGAAGGGATCGAGATCTGCGAACAAAATATACTATCCCACAAGGCAGATAACGTTTCCATCATCCACGGAAGAGCCCCCGAGGCATTAGAGGGACTAGAAGAGCCAGACGCTGTATTCATAGGGGGATCTAAAGGGAGCCTGAACGAGATCATTCATTTCTCTCTTGCTAGATTAAAGACCGGAGGCTGCTTAGTGGTAAATGCGATCACTTTGGATAATGTATCCGAAGCCTACCAAATATTCCGGGAATTAGGATATCTTCCCGAAGTCACCCTAGTCCAGATCTCCAGAGGGCAAAAACTCGCAGATTATCTTCGTTATGAAGCTCTAAACCCGATCCATATATTCAAAATAAGGAAATTATAA
- a CDS encoding precorrin-8X methylmutase has protein sequence MSDMRQMTSLGREIENNSFSIIDEEAGTHSHPPKEWEVVRRIIHATADFEYRDLTKIHPNAISDGIQALRNGCSIICDVQMILAGLNTERLNTYGCRTYSFISDPDVIQKAKESNSTRAIESMRKAHNSHLLEGSIIAIGNAPTALLEIVRLVQEEGARPSLVIGVPVGFVSAAESKEALLDPKFQNLHTIPYILTQGRKGGSTIAVSIIHALLLLSAKENP, from the coding sequence ATGAGCGATATGCGCCAAATGACTTCCCTAGGAAGGGAAATTGAAAACAATTCCTTCTCCATCATTGATGAGGAAGCGGGAACACATTCGCATCCTCCCAAGGAATGGGAAGTGGTCCGAAGGATCATCCATGCTACTGCGGACTTCGAGTATAGGGATCTAACTAAGATACATCCGAATGCGATCTCTGACGGAATTCAGGCGCTACGGAATGGATGCTCCATTATCTGCGACGTGCAAATGATCCTGGCCGGATTGAATACGGAGCGTCTAAACACGTATGGTTGTCGGACCTATAGTTTTATCAGCGATCCGGATGTGATCCAAAAGGCGAAAGAATCCAACTCTACTCGTGCGATAGAATCCATGAGAAAAGCGCATAACTCGCACCTCTTAGAAGGAAGTATTATTGCAATCGGAAACGCTCCGACAGCTCTCCTGGAGATCGTTCGGTTAGTCCAAGAAGAAGGAGCTAGACCCTCCTTGGTCATAGGGGTTCCCGTAGGATTCGTATCCGCAGCAGAATCCAAAGAAGCATTATTAGATCCTAAATTCCAAAATTTGCATACTATCCCCTATATTTTGACCCAAGGGAGAAAAGGAGGAAGTACGATCGCGGTTTCTATCATCCATGCTCTTTTACTTCTGTCCGCAAAGGAGAATCCATGA
- a CDS encoding cobalt-precorrin-5B (C(1))-methyltransferase: protein MAAKELREGFTTGACSAAAAKAATRILLLRQPIKEIETTLPNKKKVIFELKRCEFTEDGAICSIIKDAGDDPDCTHGAELTAEVRLNTENQIVLKGGEGVAVVTKAGLGLEIGEPAINPVPRKNITEMILEELIGSAFSGAEVVISVPGGQEMAKKTMNERLGLIGGISILGTTGIVKPYSTAAYKASVIQAIQVAREYGEHRIILTTGGKSEKFAMDLLPEINEVAFIQVGDFIGTGIKTAIKESMDHVIVVGMIGKLSKMADGVMMTHRGGSSVNTKMLARIARSIDMPEFLCNEIEEANTARHVLDLCKEAGFFHITTKICEIVSHNCSKHGLGLRVSTYMVDFDGTLLGKFEAPEGWGIKEEISE, encoded by the coding sequence ATGGCGGCAAAGGAATTAAGAGAAGGATTTACTACCGGAGCCTGCTCGGCGGCGGCCGCAAAAGCTGCGACTCGGATCCTTCTTCTCCGCCAACCTATAAAAGAGATAGAGACTACCCTTCCAAATAAGAAAAAAGTAATATTCGAATTGAAACGTTGCGAATTCACAGAGGACGGAGCCATCTGCAGTATCATCAAGGACGCGGGAGACGATCCGGACTGTACTCACGGTGCGGAGCTTACTGCCGAAGTCCGCTTAAACACAGAGAACCAGATCGTCCTGAAAGGAGGAGAAGGAGTGGCTGTGGTGACTAAGGCAGGCCTCGGACTGGAAATTGGAGAACCCGCCATCAATCCCGTCCCAAGAAAGAATATCACAGAAATGATCTTAGAAGAATTGATCGGCTCCGCTTTCTCCGGAGCGGAGGTAGTGATCAGCGTGCCTGGCGGCCAAGAGATGGCCAAGAAGACGATGAACGAAAGATTGGGATTGATCGGCGGGATCTCTATCCTAGGGACTACCGGGATCGTTAAGCCCTACTCGACTGCGGCATATAAAGCAAGTGTAATACAAGCGATCCAAGTTGCGAGAGAATACGGCGAACATCGGATCATTCTCACCACCGGAGGCAAATCGGAGAAATTCGCTATGGACCTCTTGCCGGAGATCAATGAGGTCGCTTTCATACAAGTCGGCGATTTTATCGGGACTGGGATCAAGACTGCAATTAAGGAAAGTATGGATCATGTGATCGTCGTGGGGATGATCGGTAAACTTTCAAAGATGGCGGACGGAGTTATGATGACACATAGAGGAGGTTCCTCCGTCAACACCAAGATGCTTGCAAGGATCGCAAGATCCATAGATATGCCCGAATTCCTCTGTAATGAAATAGAGGAAGCGAATACCGCAAGACATGTATTAGATCTTTGTAAAGAAGCTGGTTTCTTCCATATTACGACTAAGATCTGCGAGATCGTATCACATAACTGCTCCAAGCACGGTTTAGGATTAAGAGTGTCCACTTATATGGTGGACTTCGACGGAACACTTCTTGGCAAATTCGAAGCCCCGGAAGGTTGGGGAATCAAAGAGGAAATTTCAGAATGA
- a CDS encoding DUF3209 family protein — MACHEIAALRIGMMNVLGIKDQSVIEHEKNEIGPEALSHPGPILSLTSANNFEDLIRFFEASLTDLEQKISALQSGDPKIPYYTSLLILTKKVELDLKNSAQSFKTLYLDLEEMHDLVHEIYPA, encoded by the coding sequence ATGGCATGCCATGAAATAGCTGCACTTAGGATCGGGATGATGAATGTCCTAGGGATCAAGGACCAATCCGTGATTGAACATGAAAAGAACGAAATAGGCCCTGAGGCTCTCTCTCATCCGGGACCTATCCTTTCTCTTACAAGTGCGAATAATTTCGAGGACCTGATCCGATTCTTCGAAGCAAGTCTTACGGATCTGGAACAAAAGATCTCCGCGCTACAATCCGGAGATCCGAAGATCCCTTATTACACTTCTCTCTTGATCCTTACCAAGAAAGTGGAATTGGATCTGAAGAACTCCGCCCAATCCTTCAAGACATTGTATTTAGATCTGGAAGAGATGCACGACCTTGTGCACGAGATCTATCCGGCTTAG
- a CDS encoding CbiX/SirB N-terminal domain-containing protein: MNHTSPGILVLGHGSREENSNQEFISLVDSYAQTKPQWKISHAFVELAKPDLESSLRDLSKEHSNIIIFPLFLFTSGHIKNDIPIVLDRIRAEFPEHSFKIANSLGVHSNLIDLMRRRSHSLLSISPEQEAKTGVILVNRGSSDPDANSDFYKLVRLFQEGNSFSFVLPSFIGITSPLLPETLEMAAKLRPERLLVLPYFLFGGRLIQKIQELVQDFSRKFPWIKTELSDYIGPDPDLFFVMNERIHDAISGRSSLPCDTCEYRSQLPGLSNKVGGLKALLWSIRHLETHNQAAPHEFPHRNLKKHVFVCDSIDCANKGSSSLVSKMRSILKEKGKNKDFKISRSSCMGRCGEGPAVVVYPDGVWYQRVNQEDAEDLVNEHLLQDRLVSRLVDNIMQ; the protein is encoded by the coding sequence ATGAATCATACTTCTCCGGGCATCTTGGTATTAGGACATGGAAGCAGGGAAGAGAATTCGAATCAGGAATTCATCTCTCTGGTTGACTCCTATGCGCAAACCAAACCTCAATGGAAGATCAGCCATGCATTCGTTGAATTAGCGAAGCCCGACCTGGAGTCCTCGCTCCGGGATTTATCAAAAGAACATTCTAATATTATAATATTTCCTTTATTTCTATTCACTTCGGGCCATATCAAGAACGATATTCCGATCGTTTTGGACAGAATTCGAGCCGAGTTCCCGGAACATTCCTTTAAGATCGCAAATAGCCTGGGAGTCCATTCCAATCTGATCGACCTGATGAGAAGAAGGAGCCATTCCCTTCTTTCAATTTCTCCCGAGCAAGAAGCGAAAACCGGAGTGATCCTGGTCAATCGCGGTTCTTCCGATCCCGATGCGAATAGCGATTTTTATAAATTGGTCCGTCTCTTTCAGGAAGGGAATTCCTTCTCCTTCGTTCTTCCTTCTTTCATAGGAATCACGAGTCCCCTTCTTCCGGAAACGTTGGAGATGGCGGCTAAACTGAGACCTGAGAGACTTTTGGTGCTTCCGTATTTCCTTTTCGGGGGAAGGTTGATCCAAAAGATACAAGAGCTCGTCCAAGACTTCTCTCGGAAGTTCCCTTGGATCAAGACGGAACTTTCCGATTACATAGGGCCTGATCCGGATCTTTTTTTCGTAATGAACGAAAGGATCCATGACGCGATCTCCGGAAGATCTTCCCTTCCCTGTGATACTTGCGAGTATAGATCTCAGCTTCCCGGACTCTCGAATAAGGTCGGCGGATTGAAAGCGCTTCTCTGGAGCATCCGTCATTTAGAAACGCATAACCAAGCTGCTCCGCACGAATTCCCGCATCGTAATTTAAAGAAACATGTTTTTGTTTGCGACAGTATTGATTGCGCTAACAAGGGAAGTTCCTCTCTCGTCTCAAAAATGAGATCCATCCTAAAGGAAAAGGGAAAAAACAAGGACTTTAAAATATCAAGATCTTCTTGTATGGGAAGGTGCGGAGAAGGCCCCGCTGTGGTCGTCTACCCGGACGGTGTATGGTACCAAAGAGTGAACCAAGAAGACGCCGAAGATCTAGTCAACGAACATTTATTACAAGACCGACTCGTATCCAGGTTGGTCGACAATATTATGCAATAG
- a CDS encoding CbtA family protein, whose protein sequence is MRSNLAEVTWIGILSGIVSGFFLGILIFLLNSPFILEAEKFETQTSPLKTHVDADLNVHGQSQHTHSHTNGPHTSNTLDKFKLQDEAYILSKRNLWTIFGSILLGIGFGILCALWTHFLPPFSVEGKESLLKVLLNSILFAVSGFLIFFGIPAMGLPPELPGRLAGEADYGARQTWWYFCVLSCSCGFAFFSGLLAYSKRGEVWKWGLGLAVLFASISLPFLSGAPILSEESITPLDLRSKFETISWIVNFLFWLVLSLCFFLLQRKRSLPISDLGRA, encoded by the coding sequence TTGAGATCGAATCTTGCAGAGGTCACTTGGATAGGCATACTATCCGGAATAGTCTCCGGCTTCTTTTTGGGGATCTTGATCTTTCTTTTGAATTCTCCTTTCATCTTAGAAGCGGAGAAGTTTGAGACGCAAACTTCTCCCTTAAAAACGCATGTAGATGCTGATCTAAATGTGCATGGGCAAAGTCAACATACTCATTCTCATACAAACGGACCTCATACCTCAAATACTTTAGATAAATTTAAATTACAAGATGAGGCCTATATTCTTTCCAAAAGGAATCTCTGGACCATTTTCGGTTCTATCCTTTTAGGGATCGGATTCGGGATCCTCTGCGCTCTCTGGACCCATTTTCTTCCTCCTTTTTCGGTAGAAGGAAAAGAGAGTCTCTTAAAAGTCCTTTTAAATTCGATCCTATTTGCAGTTTCAGGATTTCTAATATTCTTCGGGATCCCAGCGATGGGGCTACCGCCTGAACTCCCCGGAAGATTAGCGGGGGAAGCGGATTATGGGGCCAGACAGACTTGGTGGTATTTCTGCGTACTCTCTTGTTCTTGCGGATTTGCATTCTTTTCAGGACTTCTTGCGTATTCTAAACGCGGAGAAGTCTGGAAATGGGGATTGGGATTGGCAGTCCTCTTTGCGAGCATCTCCCTTCCCTTTCTATCTGGAGCTCCTATTCTTTCGGAAGAATCCATTACTCCCTTGGACCTTCGGTCCAAATTCGAAACGATCTCTTGGATCGTGAACTTTCTCTTTTGGTTGGTTCTATCTCTTTGCTTCTTCCTATTACAAAGAAAGAGATCCCTCCCAATAAGCGATCTAGGGCGAGCATGA
- a CDS encoding CbtB domain-containing protein, which translates to MYMRAISVSGVSSVAVRSWIATSLALVLAFSALSIVYFVGLEPMLYLHDAFHDIRHSTGFPCH; encoded by the coding sequence ATGTATATGCGCGCGATTTCCGTTTCAGGAGTCTCGTCCGTTGCCGTCAGGTCATGGATCGCGACTTCCTTAGCCTTGGTTTTGGCATTCTCTGCTCTTTCCATCGTCTATTTCGTTGGCTTGGAACCTATGCTGTATCTGCACGATGCTTTCCATGATATAAGGCATTCTACCGGATTTCCATGCCATTGA
- a CDS encoding catalase: protein MKPISKNWKEDIAANEEERYAGYVKKFQAIQKVNSAKFGKGRTLHRKQLLGIKAQLEVLSDLPEHAKQGLFSKPGRYETWIRLSSGSMKLQSDRIGDIRGFALKVSGVSGPSALRNGNTSFQDFLLINLEAFSSPKSDEFVGIVVAAANGGGALLKYLFKTYGFFGALAKIKKAGASFNKPFSGFATEKFFSAAPISFGAYAGRLRLLPPKEEKIEKNASKDWGEDMKSRLQKGSLTYELQAQFFADEKTTPIEDASVNWPESEAPYLTIAKLILPKQDLNSADGESFQKKVEETIFDPWEALLEHKPLGDVMRARKHVYFASQKGRGAV, encoded by the coding sequence ATGAAACCGATCAGCAAGAACTGGAAGGAAGATATAGCCGCTAACGAGGAAGAACGTTATGCGGGATATGTAAAGAAGTTCCAAGCCATACAAAAAGTAAATTCGGCAAAATTCGGAAAAGGACGCACTTTGCATAGAAAGCAATTGTTGGGGATCAAGGCCCAACTGGAAGTCTTGTCGGACTTGCCGGAACACGCCAAACAAGGACTATTCTCCAAACCGGGGCGCTACGAGACTTGGATCCGTCTCTCTAGCGGAAGCATGAAGCTACAATCAGACCGGATCGGAGACATCCGAGGATTCGCACTTAAGGTCAGCGGAGTATCCGGCCCAAGTGCATTACGAAATGGAAATACATCCTTCCAGGATTTTTTGCTCATCAACCTAGAGGCTTTCTCTTCTCCTAAAAGCGATGAATTTGTCGGGATCGTCGTCGCCGCGGCAAACGGAGGAGGAGCCTTACTCAAATATCTATTTAAGACTTACGGATTCTTTGGAGCGCTCGCAAAGATCAAAAAGGCAGGCGCCAGTTTCAATAAGCCTTTCAGCGGATTTGCAACCGAGAAGTTCTTTAGTGCCGCACCGATCTCTTTCGGTGCGTATGCGGGAAGGCTCCGCCTTCTGCCTCCCAAGGAAGAGAAGATCGAAAAGAATGCATCTAAAGACTGGGGAGAGGATATGAAATCCAGGCTCCAAAAGGGATCCTTAACTTACGAACTCCAGGCACAATTCTTTGCGGACGAGAAGACGACTCCGATCGAAGATGCATCCGTAAATTGGCCGGAATCAGAGGCACCCTATCTTACGATCGCAAAACTCATCCTTCCGAAACAAGACCTGAATTCCGCAGATGGGGAATCTTTTCAGAAAAAGGTGGAAGAGACTATTTTCGATCCTTGGGAAGCCCTCTTGGAGCATAAGCCTTTAGGAGATGTGATGAGAGCCAGAAAGCATGTCTACTTTGCCAGCCAAAAAGGACGCGGAGCCGTTTGA
- a CDS encoding SDR family NAD(P)-dependent oxidoreductase, whose product MSKYYQGKKVFITGGSAGIGKGIAIALAKSGASVMICARGKSNLDATVKELKSVGSPGAVFDYVVLDVSDKKQVQAAAKKVLKTLGGLDVLICNSGYAQAGEASDLQDHAFRKLMDVNFFGHLNVALAFQDHFRAQGKGDIIFLASTLAIFSVYGYGAYSASKFAISGFAQAFRQEMMLHNVKVKLFLPPTTNTPGLEKENEDKPPISKEMEMGSSLNKVHSIESVSKAILKWIPNRKFFGYTGWDSWLQYSLFKHFPEFTLKIADSELKAAQARLKKKNGSLK is encoded by the coding sequence ATGTCCAAATACTACCAAGGCAAAAAAGTTTTTATTACAGGCGGTTCCGCAGGGATAGGAAAAGGGATCGCGATCGCACTGGCAAAGTCCGGTGCCAGCGTGATGATCTGTGCTAGAGGCAAATCCAATCTAGATGCGACAGTAAAGGAATTAAAGTCCGTCGGATCTCCGGGAGCCGTTTTCGATTATGTTGTCTTGGATGTTTCCGATAAGAAGCAAGTCCAAGCTGCAGCGAAGAAGGTATTAAAGACCCTAGGAGGTTTGGATGTACTGATCTGCAATAGCGGTTATGCGCAAGCAGGAGAAGCTTCCGATCTTCAAGACCACGCGTTTAGAAAGCTAATGGACGTGAACTTCTTCGGACACTTGAATGTGGCTCTTGCCTTTCAAGATCATTTCAGGGCCCAAGGAAAAGGGGATATTATATTTTTAGCATCCACCTTAGCGATATTCTCCGTTTACGGATATGGAGCCTACTCCGCGAGTAAGTTCGCTATTTCCGGATTCGCACAAGCCTTCCGACAAGAAATGATGCTCCATAACGTAAAAGTAAAATTATTCCTACCACCTACTACGAACACTCCCGGATTAGAAAAAGAGAACGAAGACAAGCCCCCTATCAGTAAAGAGATGGAAATGGGTTCTTCTTTGAACAAAGTGCATTCGATCGAAAGTGTTTCTAAGGCAATACTGAAATGGATCCCGAATAGGAAATTCTTCGGATATACCGGCTGGGATTCTTGGCTGCAATATTCCTTATTCAAACATTTTCCGGAGTTTACCCTGAAAATTGCCGATTCCGAACTGAAAGCGGCGCAAGCCAGATTAAAAAAGAAGAATGGGAGCCTAAAATGA
- a CDS encoding Crp/Fnr family transcriptional regulator encodes MSDLPLIQQIKKRIPNLEKNWDRYKHMLRERKVPAKTVLFKEGEYAKTIFIVRNGCLRIKFDDNGRDITIAFIFANRAVTSIHSYRGTHKESRFGLESIEPSEIYYITEEDATTLYKENEGLKEILLEFTLERFENYLGLFLSRIRDSPEERYLNLIKQQPDIVSRIPQHYIASYLGITPVSLSRIRNRVWKEHS; translated from the coding sequence ATGTCTGACCTTCCTCTCATACAGCAGATAAAGAAGAGGATCCCGAATTTGGAAAAGAATTGGGATCGTTATAAGCATATGCTTAGAGAGAGAAAGGTGCCTGCTAAAACGGTCCTATTCAAGGAAGGAGAGTATGCGAAGACTATATTCATAGTCAGGAACGGATGTCTTCGCATAAAGTTCGATGATAATGGAAGGGATATCACCATCGCTTTCATTTTCGCGAACCGTGCGGTGACTTCTATTCATAGTTATCGGGGAACCCATAAGGAAAGTCGTTTCGGTTTGGAGAGTATAGAGCCTTCCGAGATCTATTATATCACAGAAGAAGATGCGACCACTCTATATAAGGAGAATGAAGGGCTAAAAGAGATCCTACTGGAATTTACCTTAGAACGGTTTGAGAATTACTTAGGACTTTTTCTTTCCCGGATCAGGGACAGTCCCGAAGAGAGATATCTGAACCTGATCAAGCAACAGCCTGACATAGTAAGTCGGATCCCTCAGCATTATATTGCATCCTATCTGGGCATCACTCCCGTTTCCTTAAGTAGGATCCGAAATCGGGTTTGGAAGGAGCATAGCTAG